The window CTTCACTGAACTCTCCGAGCAACTGCGCCTGAAGGATGAATCGGAAGAGGCCGCGAAACTCGCTGCTATGCTCCTGGAGTGGGGCGAAATCCTGAGATTTGTTCCAGCGGCGAAGCTCTCCCCAGAGGATATCAGGCGGATACTCTTTGTGATCGCCACTGTCGCTGGTTTCAGTAGCCTGAGTGCAGTCCAATTGCTCAGCAGCATCAACTGGCTAGTCATCCTATCTATGATTACCACAGTGGTACTCTTCTCACTGGGTTGCATCAAGAACATTTCTCTGTGGCTCGCTGAGTACTTCGAACGACAATCATCCAGAGGTCAGAAGTCGATTCACGAATGGAAGTTGCAACTCAAGGGAGAAATCAGCAAGAGGAGCAGGAATATCCTCGTTGTGATGGATGATGTTGATCGCCTGATGCCCGACGAGGTCAGAGAAGTGTTCAAGCTCGTTCGGATCAATGCCGATTTCCCCAGAATGGTGTATCTGCTGGCATACGATCGCGTCGTCATCGAAGAGAGTTTGACTTCTCAACTTGGGATATGCGGAAGGAGTTTCTTGGAGAAGATCGTGCAGCAATCCTTCAATCTACCTGCCATACCTGCTGATTCCCTTTACTCCCTATTAACAACTGAGCTCGATCGTATCATCGGGTCCCTTCCCGAAAGGGCATGGGGCTTCTTCTCTCCGCAAGATTCTCGGTGGGGGAATGTGTACCATTCCGGTTTCAGGGAACTCTTTGGGAATCTGCGCGATGTCAAACGATTTACTGGCAGTCTTGAATTCAATCTCGCGCAATTCCACGAGAGGCCCGTCTTGGAGGTTAACCCAATTGATTTCATTGCCCTGGAGGGCATCAGGGTATTCGAACCTGATGTGTACTCCTTCATGAGAAATCACTCGGAGCTTTTTACCGTGGGCCTTGACGAGGCTGAATCGGAGGCAAAGTCCCGGAAAGCACTTGCGGAATACCTCAAGAGTCTTGAAGGCCAGAGTTCGAAACGCATTCTCCAATTGCTGGGCGAACTGTTTCCAAAAGTCAGAGACATTGATCGAAAGCAGGTGGGTCATTATTCTGACAGCAATGCGAAGCACTGGCGAAGTACGCTGATGTTATGTTCACCAGAATTATACAAGACTTACTTCGCGCTTGCTCCAGGTGGCTCCAGCAGTTCGATTTGTCAGTGGGAGATCGATGCCATTCGATCTTCTCTGGGTTCTTTTAGCTCCTGCCTAAAGGAACTGCGAAGGTGGATTCTTTCGGGGAGATTGCGCCCTCTTTTGTCGAAACTTGAGGATTACACATCGCCAGGCGAGATAGGTGAGGATGAAGGACGTAACCTCCTGCACGCCTTGTACGATTCATTCCATCTTCTGCCCAATGACGACGGAGCCTTTGCGCAAGTAAGTACTCGCCTACTAATATCGCGTCTGACAACAAAGCTTCTCCGCAATCATGAACCCACATCTGTCGTTGAGTTCATTCGCCGAATGATCGAAGAATCCACACAGTTGATAGGCCCCTTACAGGAAGTGTGAATGGCAACACCAAGAGAGGGGGAGCAGCACTCTGAACATGATTTGATATTGCCCAGCGAAAGCCTCCCGAATCTCCAGGCGAAGTGCGTTGCCCGTCTCCAAGGGATGACGCCGGAAGAGTTCCTAAATCAGTCAAATGCAGAATACCTCCTCTGGGCCTGGAGGGAATGGGATGCGAATCGAGGCTGGGAATCATTAGTGAGTCGAATTCTGGATCACGATAGCCTGCTTCCCCCGTTCCTGGCACTATTCGTTGCCACCAGCGAGATCTGGACTGCTGGAGACAGGGTCGCTACGAAGCACCAGAAATTCCGCCTCGATGAATTGGGACAATTCTGCGATCCCCGGGAGGTCCAAGCTCGCGTCGACAGAATCGAACGCGAGAATCAAGACTTGTCAGATCCACACCGAAAGCTCATTGCCCTGTTCAAGAATTCGTACACAGCCTCCTAGATCTGCGCGTCTGATTCTCGGGCATCGGAAGTCGCTCAGTGAGAGCAAGATGAAGTATTTCCAATATCCTGGAAAAAAGCTGTTGACTTGTCGTGCACGGGCGGAACAGGAAGACTGTCATACTTGACGTGAGCGCACTTCTTTCGCCCTCCCGCGAGTTCATTTGCTTCAACCAAGGTTGGTTTCGATGAATAACTATACCAATCAAATCCCGTCCAACGGCCACATGGCCAAGGGTGGACTGCGCCCTGTCGCGAACGGCGACTTCGCAATCTCCACCTCGGTTACGGCCGACTGGACCTTGGAGCGAACTCCGTAGGAGACTGGATATCCACTGACATCCATCGCCTCCCGGGGTCCTCCACCTCGGGAGGTTTTCTTTTGCCTCCCTTTCACCCGCAACCTCGCCCGAAGTGAAAGTTGAGACAGGACAATGTCAGTTCCCGAGAACAAAGCTCTCATTCACCGTTACCTGAAGCAGCCCACTGAACTTCCCACCGGCTTGCGTCGTTTGGTCGAGGCCGAGTGGGATGGCGAGCCAGTCCAGCTCTATGCCCTGACGGACTTGGATGATTCCATGCGCCTGGCCCGCCGGTGGTTGGTCCTGGGGCCGAGCCGCGTTGCGCTCGTCGAAGAGCGCCCCGACGGCACGCCCGGCACCATCAATTCGGTCCGTCGCGATGCCGTGCGCGAGATCCGCGAGACGCCGGGCCTGAGCGCTACGACGTTGGCGTTCCTGGCCGGCAAGGAAGACGCGCCTCTGCTGACGATCCGGTTCACCCATCGCCAGCGCCGGGCGGTGGAGAACATCCGCTACATCCTCGATCAGCAGATCGAGGGTTACGCGGTAGAATCGCCCGCCGATGCGGATGCACTGTACGCGGACTCCGTTTCGCAGGCCGTGAACGACGCGCAGGCCGCGTTCGCAGCGAACAAGCTCGCGGTCGTGTGGCGCCTCGTCAGCTACCTCGGCCCTTACAGGGGCCGATTGATTGCAGGCATGATCGCCGCCGCGTTGATGACGCTGACGAGCCTGCTGCCTCCTCTTGTGACGGGGCGACTGATCGACAAGATCCTCTCGCCGTACGAGGCCGGAACGCTCGCGTTCCACGATGCATGGCCGATGTTGTGGCCGCTGGTCGTCATGCTGGCCGTGGCGTACCTGGTGATGGAACTGTTCGCCTGGGTCCGTCTGCGCACGATGTCGGTGCTCGGCGAGTTGGTCGCCCAGGACTTGCGCGACGAGTTGTACGGTCACTTGCAGACGCTGAGCATGTCGTACTTCAGCCGCAAGCAGACGGGCTCGATCATCAGTCGCGTCAGCAGCGACACCGACCGCTTGTGGGACTTCATCGCGTTCGGCGTGGTGGAGGTTTCGCTCTCGGTGATCAAGCTGACGGCGCTCGGCGCGGTTCTGCTCTGGCTGGACGTGCCGCTTGGCCTGGTGATGATTCTGCCGGTGCCGGTGCTGTTGTGGTCGATCTTCCGGCATGGCCAGACGATGCAGCGCTTCTTCCTGCGCGCCTGGCGCAAGTGGTCGGACCTGACCGACGTGCTAAGCGACACGATCCCCGGCATGCGGGTGGTCAAGGCCTTCAACCAGGAGGACCGCGAAACGCGGCGCTTCAACCACCGCAACCAGGTCGTGGTGAGCGAATTCAACAGCATTCACCAGGTCTGGACGGTCTTCTGGCCGAAGCTGTTGCTCTGCGTGCACGCGTTGGTCCTGACAGTGTGGATGTTGTCACTCCCCCGCCTGATGGGATTCGGCGGCGCACCGCTCACCGTGGGAACGTTCGTTTCGTTCCTGCTGTACACGACGATGTTCTTCCAGCCGATTGAGGTGATCGGACAAATGGCCCGCATGTTGAACCGCGCGACCAGCTCGGCCCACCGAATCTTCGAAGTGCTGGATACGGAACCCCAGATCACCGACGTCGACGGCGCGGTGAAGCTGGAACCGGTGGAAGGCCAGGTGACGTTCGACAACGTGTCGTTCGCCTACGACGGAGTCCGCCAGACGATCAAGGGCATCACCTTCGACGTGAAGCCCGGCGAAATGATCGGCCTGGTCGGCCCCAGTGGCGCCGGCAAGACGACGATCACGAACCTGATCGCGCGCTTCTATGAAGCGACCGGCGGAGAGATCCGCATCGACGGCGTGAACTTGAAGCAGCTCGACACCGGGCACTATCGCCAGCAGGTCGGCATGGTGCTCCAGGACCCCTACCTGTTCCACGGCAGCATTGTGGAGAACATCCGGTACGCGCGACCCGATGCGCGGCCGGAGGAAGTGATCGAAGCAGCGAAGGCGGCGAACGCGCACGACTTCATCTGCAAACTGGCCCACGGATACGATACGATCGTGGGTGAACGAGGACAGACTCTGTCGGGTGGCGAGCGCCAGCGTGTCTCCATCGCCCGAGCGATTCTGGCCAATCCGCGGATCCTGATTCTGGACGAAGCGACCTCGAGCGTGGATACGGAGACTGAAAGCAAAATCCAGGAAGCGCTCGATCGCCTGGTGGCCGGCCGCACGGTGTTCGCCATCGCGCACCGCCTCTCCACCCTGGCCGCGGCGGACCGCCTCTTCGTGATCGAAGACGGCCGCCTGGTCGAGGAAGGAACCCACGGCGAGTTGCTCGAAAAGGAGGATGGAGTGTACCGCAAACTCCATCGTCTGCAGCAGGAACTGCACGAAGCCTATGCAGTGTAATCCCATCGTGCTCGTGCTCGGGACCTCGGCCGCATCGAGACCGAGTACGAGTACGATGGAAAGCATCGACTGACAGACCGATCGAATACCAAGGAGCAAGTCATGAATATCAAGCATCCCACTCCCGCCGCGGTGACGGAACCGGAGGAGATCGTTGCGCTACATCGTGCCGACAACGGCCAGTTGATGCTGCAACGCCAGGGGCAGGCGGTTCCGGTGACGGTCAGCCGGTGCTTTCCGTGGTCCGAGCCAACGCGCTTCATTTCGTTGCGCGATGGCGACGACAAGGAAATCGCGTTGGTCGAAGACCTTGCCGAGTTGGACGATGAGTCGCGCGGCGTCCTCGAGCTGGCGCTCGCGGAAATCGGATTCCTCTTCGAGGTGGAAGGCATCGAATCCATCGAGGAAGAATTCGAAATCCGCACGTGGCACGTTCACACGAAGCAAGGCGAACGCACGTTCCAGACGGCGCGCGATCATTGGCCGCTGCAGGCACCGGGCGGAGGACTGATCATCCGCGACGTTGCCGGCGACATGTTCTACATCGCCCAACCGGATGCCCTGGATGAGCGAAGCCGTCAGATCCTGTGGGCGTTTGTGGACTAATCGAAGTTGGAAACGACCGGACAACAAGGGCGCCTCGCAAGGGGCGCCCTTCTCAATGCAAGAGCTCCAGGCCTGCAATTGCCAGTCCTAACTCTCGGCCATCGCCTTCGGGGCAGTGGCTGTTCTCCATCTCGAGTCGCAGAGTGAGGGGCCCGCTTGTGCCTTGAGGGATTGGGAAATGCAAGACGTTGCACGTGTTATCGAAGGGCTCGATTTGGTCGCCATCGAGCGTCGCCATGCCGGGATTGGTTTCCGGAACCGGCACGCGCGGAATGATTCGGATGCGTAGGAACCTGGCGGCAGTGGGATGCGGGATCGTGAACGTGCCACGCCGTGTCATCCAGATGTGACTCGGAGCGCCGGACTTGTTGCGCTCGATTTTGTGAAAACCCTCCGCGAAATCGATGTTCGGGTCGTCGAGCGCCAACGCCTCGGCGCGGAATTTCTCGAAGAACTGTGTGTACTGCCTTTCGTTGCCACCATTGATTCCGGTGGGCAGCCCGCAGTTGCGGCAGACGTCTGATGGATTCCAACTGTGAACCGTCCGGCGAAGATTTCGGTACGGCGCGCCGTTCCAGATTTCAGCCCACGATTGCGTGCCCATGTTTCCCAGTCTCTCCTGCATGATGCAGCAGGGGAACACGGTCCCGTCGGAGGCGAAGTAGCTGTCCTTCCATGGCATGTTGCAGTGCGTGACCGCCGCCTTTCGATCTTCCTGGTGAACACCCTGCACGAACCGTTTCCGCGTCCGTTCAACGCCGTGCTTCCGAACGTAGTGATAACCGAGGCGAACCCGGCGAACCCATCGACGCGCCGATCCACCCAGGCCAGTCTCGCCGGAATCTATAATGACATCCGTGAAGGATTTGGGGATCAGCAATTCGACATTCAGCCTGGCAGCGAGCGGTATTGCCTCCATAAAGGCGCGCGACAATTCCGCGGGGTGATGGAACGGCGACTGGTTTTCCATCAGTTCGAGATCTTCTTCGCTGCCAAGTGGCAGGACGAGGATCTGGGACGCCCCGTATCGGTGAGCAAGTCGAACAAGCTCCAGCAGATCGCCGAGATTCTGGTGCATGGCGACGAAGTTGAATCGCAGACGAAAGCGGGCCGCATCGCCGGCCTTTTCTCGGCATTGCTTCAGCATCTCGAGCGTCTTGATGATGCCTTCCCATCGCACGTAAGGCCGCACAAACTCGAACGTCTCCTTCGTTGCACCGTCGATGGACAGAACCAACGTTACGTCATTGCGAACAACCTTGTCGGCCAACTCTTCCTTGCGAAGCAAAATGCCGTTCGTCGTCGTGAGGATGTGAATGCCGCGCTCCACACACGCGTCAAACATCCGCATGAAGTTCTTTGCCATGAACGGTTCGCCGTAACCGATCAGTTCCGCGGAGTTGACGTGATCGAGAACATCCGCCTCGATGCGCTCGTAGAGTCCGAGTTCCATGTCCTCGCCGAACTGACTTGCCCAATGGCCGCAATGCGTACACCGCGTGTTGCACCGATTTGTCGGCTCGATCCAGATATGAGAAGGCTGCCAATCTGCAACTTCTGGCAGATCGTAAACTGACGAAGTTTCTGGGAAATTCCCATCCAGCGTCACGGGCAAGCCTCTGGGCGTGCGATGGCCAAGACACTATGAACCCCACCGCCCTCTCGCAAGGCGAATGGGAGACACCGATCGGGTGTAACGGGAGAGCCCTCCCCTACCGCACCAGGAAAACCTCAATCGACGGCGGGGGCGGTGCGCCGGGGGAAACGAGCGCGAAGACTCCGAGGTCGGTGACCGTTGCCGTGGCCGTTCCGGTCGTAATCGTCGTGTCGAGCATCGTCCAAGGACCACTCGTTCCCGGCGACTGGTGGAGGCTCCATGTTGAAGGATCGCCTTCAAGGAGTTCCACTTCGCTGGGAACCCAGTGGAATGTCACATCGGCGGAGCCGAAGCCTGTGCGATCGGAATCGAGAATCCAATAAGATGTCGCGACCTGATCGAGGGGATCGAGTCCCGAAAGCGACGTGTTCGAGTAGACAATCTCTGCGGTTACGGAAGAGGAACTGTCGAAGCCGCTTGTCCGGAAACTGATATCCTCGAAATCGACGATGGCGCGAACGGTCGGGCCGAAGTCGATCGGCGGGATCGAATCGCCTGAGCCGCCGGAAGCTGCAAACGCGGTGGCGGAACTGGACGTGACCGATGGAGAACGTTTGCCGTACAGAACATAGACGGAGTTTGTTTCTCCGCGATAGGCAGCCAGGTCGCCAATGCCGTCGGCGTTGATGTCGCCGATCGGGAAAGGAGAGCCGAAGCGCTCGCCCTGCTCAACCCCGCGGAAGAGAAAGCCGTTATTGCCATCGATGGCGCCAAGCGTCGAGGAACTGACCGAGAGACCCGGTGCACCGTAGATCGTGTAGATCTTCCCCGAATCGAGCCGTACGTCATCTGCACCGCCGGCCACGGCAAAAAGATCGGCGATTCCGTCGCCATTCAAATCGAGTGGGTCCCGTCCGTAGAATGCGAAGCGATGTTGGAATCCCTGGCCGATAACCGCGTTGTTGTAAGAGAGCGCAAACCCGGGTCCGATTCCTCCCGGCCCGGAGGGGATCACCCAACCGGCACCCACCCCGGTGTTTCCATCGGGAGTATCGTAGTTGGAATTGCTGATGGAAAGCTCCGGATAGCCGTCCGCATTCAAGTCCCCGGCGCTGAAGAACTGTGGCGCATTGGAGAAACTGGCGAAATTCGTTTCGACCCCGAGAATAACCGATCCCAGCGACCCGTCGCCGCCGTTCTCCGAGTAATACGTCGACAGGTCCACTGATTGCGGCCACGCACGACGACCGTGTACGACAAAGAACTCGCCGCGGTTGCTCATCGCATCGCCTGGACCTGCGCCTGCTCCGTTCAGAATCAGCAGGTCATTAACTCCGTCGCCATTCACATCCTTCGCAGGACGAAGATCGCGGCCTGTGTAATCGCTCCCCGGGCCAACCAGCACGGTGCCGTTCGATCCGTTGATACCATTCAAGTCGAAGCCCGGACCAAAGTTGGTCCGGCTACCGAAGATCACATAGATTTCGCCGGAGTTCGCCCGCACACCGGTGAAGCTGTCGCCCCACGAACCCATGATCAAATCGTCGAGACCATCGCCATTGATGTCTTCGAGAACGACGTCGAGCCCGAGGCGTTTGTCCGCCTGCCGCCCAATGACGATGAAGCCGCGATCACCCGAGTTCCCATTCAGCGAGGACAGGTAGTCGACGGTGGTGGAGGGAATGCCGCCGGGCTTCCCGAAGATCAGATAGCAAATGCCGTCGAAGTTCGCCTGGCCGTTGTTGGAGGAGTCGAAGGTCTGCTCACCGATCGCGAGATCAGCCAGGCCATCGCCATTGAAATCGCCACCCGCGATGTCGCGTCCAAAGCTCGAGTAAGAGCTGACCGTGTTGTAGATGACGAAACCATCCGATGGCGACATACTGGCCGGGTTGATGGTCGACGAGAGACCTGGGTACTTGCCGTAAACGACCACCACCTCGCCGGCACGGCTGACGTTATTCGCGATGCCCTCTCCATTGGGGCTGCCCAGAGCGATATCGCTGATCCCGTCGCCATTGAAATCGCCCAAAGGCACGGTCGGGTAGCCGAACTCATAATCAGTACCGCCTGGAATGATGACGCCGTCGCTACTCGAAAACTGGTCAATGTTGATGGCCGCGGGAAACTGTGCCCCCGCAAAAGCGGCGAGCGATATCAAAATGGGAACTATGAGCACACGTTTCATAATAAAACCTGCTATTCTGGATTGTGGATAATGAATTCCAGAGTCCAGAATTCCAAGTCAAGTCCATTCCGGGAGCGGCATGGATGGTTTCGGTGACTTGAAGAGAAATGTGGCGAATTCAAACCCAAATCGGGTGTTTCCCGGACAGTGCCACCCCTTTCTGCTCGCAGACATCCGCATTTGCAGCATACATTGTTGTGATTGATTCAGCTTCCTGGGGGGAGGCTCTGACCGTGTTCGAAAGAAGCAAACGAGAGCTCGGAGTCATCGCGGGATTGATTCTGGGCGCCTTGTTCATTGGCTCTCTGACGGTTCTTGTGGCGCAGAGGCATCAGCGAAACACTGCGTTCGAGAAGCTCAACGCAGACTTTCGCCTGATCGATGAGGCCATCTTCAGTCGTTTTGTTGACTGGTCTTGCGGACCTCCCCCTGATTCCTACTCGTCGGATCCCAAACTCACCGCGCGGGGTTTCGTGACATTCGGGGGCCAGCCAGATGTGCCGAGGAGAAATGGAAGCGCACCGCCCTCCATCACAACGCCGATCGTCTATTTGAAGGAGATTCCTTCGGACCCGTTTTATCTAGTTCGCCCGTATTCGTACATCCATCCACCAACCGGCGAACACCCGAGCTTCGGACTGGTGATTTCTGCCGGTCCGGACGGCGATTTCGATTTGGATCAGATCTCAACTCGAAAGCAATTGGGCAAGATCCTAAAGGGTTACTGGTATTTCGTGGATCCGGAACTCCGCGGGCAAGTGCATACGCTCCTTGCCCCGGAATCGTACGATCCAACAAACGGAGCAACGAGTTCGGGAGATATCTTGCGATTCTATGCCGCTTCGGAGCCAGTGTATGGCTATGGAATTCAATATTCTGAAATCGGCCGACCGACCGACGGTTTTACGACCCAAGGAACCACAAAGAAACCCGGCCGGCTTGATTGGATCACGGATTCCCTGCCCGGCCGGTAGGACTCAGTAGATACCCCCCACCCGCTCTGCTTATCTGATTTCTTCTGCCGAACGGAACAAGCAGAGCCCGCCCACATCACGGCCGCGGCCCTTGAAAATACGGATTGCTTTTTTCTAACGACCTGACAGGCTTTGCAGGATGTTGTGGCCCATTTATCTTCCATGCAGAGCTATCTCCCTTGATCACCTTTCCGACTCAATCTCGTCCGAAGATGCCGATGTCGCTATTTCGAGTTTCACTTCTAATGGTCCTCTGTGGTTCTGCCGCACTGGCGCCCGCTGGAACGGGGCTCGGGTTCCCCTCCAGCAATGTCTCGGGGTTTCGGAGTCTCGTGCCCCCATCAACGCAACTCGTGATCGACACGGATGCGCTGACTTGGATGGGGGACGATGACGCCGCCACGGATACCCTGAACGGCGTTCACCTTCGTGCAATCGAGAATGCCGGCGTGGCGGAGTTCTACCTCGCCGGCGACCTGCTGCCCAATGCCGGTGACTCCAGCACGACGGTGACGGTACGGGGGTCAAGGCCCTGCCGCGTAACCATCGGCGGCAACGTGCTGGCGCCCACGGAGTTCGACGGCAGCGCCGAGGGACAGCAACCTGGACCGGGCGGGGGACGCGGCGGCGATGGCGGCATCGGTGGGACGGGGGGAGATGGGGGCCGGCGGATCGAGATCATTCAACCGGCTGGCGGGCAAGGCGTCCCGGGCTCAAACGGAGGCAGTGGATTCGCAGGCTCCGTCAAAGTCGGCGAGAATGGTCTGGCCGGCAACGCGGGAACTCCGCCCGAATCGGGCGCCGACGGTTTCGGGATGCCTGGTTCCGGCGGCGTGGCAAGGACTCCGAGTGCTGGCAATGGCGGCGACGGTGGCGACGCAGGAACAGCAGGCGGAGGCGGCGCCGGAGGACTCTGGGTCCTCGTCGCCGGTACTCCCGGCGGCAATGGTGGCGATGGATTGAATGCGGGAGACGCAACCGGCGGCGATCATGGGGAAGATCAAATCGGTGCCCCAGGCTTACGCACTGCCAGTGTCGAGTTCGCAGGAGGCGGCGGCGGCGCCGGAGCCGCCGGTGGAGCGGGCGGCGGCGGTGGCGCAGGAGGCACTGCAGCCAGCGGGAGCGGAGGGGCGGGTGGCGGCAGCGGCATTACCGGACGCGGCGGCAACGGTGGCGGTGCAGTGGGCGCCAACGGCGGAGCTGGCGGCAAAGGCGGCGATGGAGCCTCTCACGCTGACGGCGGCGGCGGCGGCGGGGCCCTCTGGGTCAGCGTGCGTGGCCGCTCAACCGAAGTGACAATCAATGCCGCGGGCGGGAATGGCACCAACGCCGGCGGAACGGATGGCACCCCAGGACAGGGCGGCGATCCGGCGCGCGGGCCCAACGGTCCTGCCAGCTCCCCCACTGAGACTGGCGGCGCCGGCGGCTCCAGCGGCAGCGTCGGCCGCGGCGGCAATGGCGCCCCGGGAGGACGCGGCGGCAACGCAACCGGAGGCGGCGGTGCCGGTGGCTCGGCGATTCTCGAATTCGGAGCGGGCGACGGACCTCTGTTCCGCTCAAACGTGCAGCCCGGAGTCCCGGGCGGAGCAGTCGGCGAATCGACGTCACGTCGCGTCCTGCAATCCAATCCCTTTTTCAAACCTGCCTCCTCCGATCCCATCAGCACTCCCTATATCTCAGACTTGCAAGGCGGCGCGGAGGCATTTGGGATTATGGATGGGCACACATACGCGGACCTTCCCATTCTCACAGTGGACGCACCTCCCGGAGCCTTCGTCGCGCTCTATCGCACGAACACCCTCTTTGGATTTGCCGAGCCCGGCTACGAATGGCTCGTCTATGCCAACCTCTCCTCCGAGTCTATTGAAGATCCGGGCCTGCAAGCTGGTGCTGATTCCAATCTGGTTTCGATTCCGCTGGCGCGTGGAGGAGACCTTCGCACGGAATTCGGCGGTCCCGGTGTTCAGGACATCAACG of the bacterium genome contains:
- a CDS encoding FG-GAP repeat protein, whose translation is MKRVLIVPILISLAAFAGAQFPAAINIDQFSSSDGVIIPGGTDYEFGYPTVPLGDFNGDGISDIALGSPNGEGIANNVSRAGEVVVVYGKYPGLSSTINPASMSPSDGFVIYNTVSSYSSFGRDIAGGDFNGDGLADLAIGEQTFDSSNNGQANFDGICYLIFGKPGGIPSTTVDYLSSLNGNSGDRGFIVIGRQADKRLGLDVVLEDINGDGLDDLIMGSWGDSFTGVRANSGEIYVIFGSRTNFGPGFDLNGINGSNGTVLVGPGSDYTGRDLRPAKDVNGDGVNDLLILNGAGAGPGDAMSNRGEFFVVHGRRAWPQSVDLSTYYSENGGDGSLGSVILGVETNFASFSNAPQFFSAGDLNADGYPELSISNSNYDTPDGNTGVGAGWVIPSGPGGIGPGFALSYNNAVIGQGFQHRFAFYGRDPLDLNGDGIADLFAVAGGADDVRLDSGKIYTIYGAPGLSVSSSTLGAIDGNNGFLFRGVEQGERFGSPFPIGDINADGIGDLAAYRGETNSVYVLYGKRSPSVTSSSATAFAASGGSGDSIPPIDFGPTVRAIVDFEDISFRTSGFDSSSSVTAEIVYSNTSLSGLDPLDQVATSYWILDSDRTGFGSADVTFHWVPSEVELLEGDPSTWSLHQSPGTSGPWTMLDTTITTGTATATVTDLGVFALVSPGAPPPPSIEVFLVR
- a CDS encoding DUF1854 domain-containing protein, with translation MNIKHPTPAAVTEPEEIVALHRADNGQLMLQRQGQAVPVTVSRCFPWSEPTRFISLRDGDDKEIALVEDLAELDDESRGVLELALAEIGFLFEVEGIESIEEEFEIRTWHVHTKQGERTFQTARDHWPLQAPGGGLIIRDVAGDMFYIAQPDALDERSRQILWAFVD
- a CDS encoding ABC transporter ATP-binding protein/permease, coding for MSVPENKALIHRYLKQPTELPTGLRRLVEAEWDGEPVQLYALTDLDDSMRLARRWLVLGPSRVALVEERPDGTPGTINSVRRDAVREIRETPGLSATTLAFLAGKEDAPLLTIRFTHRQRRAVENIRYILDQQIEGYAVESPADADALYADSVSQAVNDAQAAFAANKLAVVWRLVSYLGPYRGRLIAGMIAAALMTLTSLLPPLVTGRLIDKILSPYEAGTLAFHDAWPMLWPLVVMLAVAYLVMELFAWVRLRTMSVLGELVAQDLRDELYGHLQTLSMSYFSRKQTGSIISRVSSDTDRLWDFIAFGVVEVSLSVIKLTALGAVLLWLDVPLGLVMILPVPVLLWSIFRHGQTMQRFFLRAWRKWSDLTDVLSDTIPGMRVVKAFNQEDRETRRFNHRNQVVVSEFNSIHQVWTVFWPKLLLCVHALVLTVWMLSLPRLMGFGGAPLTVGTFVSFLLYTTMFFQPIEVIGQMARMLNRATSSAHRIFEVLDTEPQITDVDGAVKLEPVEGQVTFDNVSFAYDGVRQTIKGITFDVKPGEMIGLVGPSGAGKTTITNLIARFYEATGGEIRIDGVNLKQLDTGHYRQQVGMVLQDPYLFHGSIVENIRYARPDARPEEVIEAAKAANAHDFICKLAHGYDTIVGERGQTLSGGERQRVSIARAILANPRILILDEATSSVDTETESKIQEALDRLVAGRTVFAIAHRLSTLAAADRLFVIEDGRLVEEGTHGELLEKEDGVYRKLHRLQQELHEAYAV
- a CDS encoding KAP family NTPase; its protein translation is MLKEEVPIRGKAEDLLGRYHFAEGLASALSGWSGDESIVVGLCGEWGSGKTSIINLVLEELDGLPEEDESSPTVINFNPWTISGEGDITERFFTELSEQLRLKDESEEAAKLAAMLLEWGEILRFVPAAKLSPEDIRRILFVIATVAGFSSLSAVQLLSSINWLVILSMITTVVLFSLGCIKNISLWLAEYFERQSSRGQKSIHEWKLQLKGEISKRSRNILVVMDDVDRLMPDEVREVFKLVRINADFPRMVYLLAYDRVVIEESLTSQLGICGRSFLEKIVQQSFNLPAIPADSLYSLLTTELDRIIGSLPERAWGFFSPQDSRWGNVYHSGFRELFGNLRDVKRFTGSLEFNLAQFHERPVLEVNPIDFIALEGIRVFEPDVYSFMRNHSELFTVGLDEAESEAKSRKALAEYLKSLEGQSSKRILQLLGELFPKVRDIDRKQVGHYSDSNAKHWRSTLMLCSPELYKTYFALAPGGSSSSICQWEIDAIRSSLGSFSSCLKELRRWILSGRLRPLLSKLEDYTSPGEIGEDEGRNLLHALYDSFHLLPNDDGAFAQVSTRLLISRLTTKLLRNHEPTSVVEFIRRMIEESTQLIGPLQEV
- a CDS encoding radical SAM protein; the protein is MTLDGNFPETSSVYDLPEVADWQPSHIWIEPTNRCNTRCTHCGHWASQFGEDMELGLYERIEADVLDHVNSAELIGYGEPFMAKNFMRMFDACVERGIHILTTTNGILLRKEELADKVVRNDVTLVLSIDGATKETFEFVRPYVRWEGIIKTLEMLKQCREKAGDAARFRLRFNFVAMHQNLGDLLELVRLAHRYGASQILVLPLGSEEDLELMENQSPFHHPAELSRAFMEAIPLAARLNVELLIPKSFTDVIIDSGETGLGGSARRWVRRVRLGYHYVRKHGVERTRKRFVQGVHQEDRKAAVTHCNMPWKDSYFASDGTVFPCCIMQERLGNMGTQSWAEIWNGAPYRNLRRTVHSWNPSDVCRNCGLPTGINGGNERQYTQFFEKFRAEALALDDPNIDFAEGFHKIERNKSGAPSHIWMTRRGTFTIPHPTAARFLRIRIIPRVPVPETNPGMATLDGDQIEPFDNTCNVLHFPIPQGTSGPLTLRLEMENSHCPEGDGRELGLAIAGLELLH